Proteins encoded by one window of Streptomyces sp. NBC_01477:
- a CDS encoding AMP-binding protein encodes MTGYADQPWLRFFTEEQREDTDYPPSVLHGFLASAASRPDHRALAYFDGALTYRELDTLSDGLARHLAARGFAPGDRLAVMLQNVPQFVVALLAAWKAGGAVIPVNPMYKQHELAHILTDAQATALVCSEHAWQGHVRATAASSPVRIALTASELDLQTRDDPRVLTAGRLPADDAEDLLAAARAAAGPRPDVPLPAAGDTALVSYTSGTSGRPKGALNTHGNIAFNAHRQIRIQQLPADAVVFALAPLFHITGMVCQLSAGLAAGHTVALAYRFEPGVVLDAFREHRPAFTVGPATAFMALLARPDATAEDFASFTLISSGGAPLPPAVVEAFRARSGGHYLANGYGLTECTAPCASVPPGHEAPVDPASGTLAVGVPGPGTMVRIIDDTGAELPFGQSGEIAVSGPMVVPGYWNLPDESRAAIPGGELLTGDIGFMDADGWLYVVDRKKDMISASGFKVWPREVEDVLYTHPAVREAAVVGVPDPYRGESVKAYVSLRPGAAADPAELVAYCEERLAAYKYPRQVEVLAELPKTATGKILRRELKATAG; translated from the coding sequence ATGACCGGATACGCCGACCAGCCGTGGCTCCGGTTCTTCACCGAGGAGCAGCGCGAGGACACCGACTACCCGCCGTCCGTCCTGCACGGATTCCTCGCCTCGGCCGCGAGCCGCCCCGACCACCGGGCACTGGCATATTTCGACGGCGCTCTGACGTACCGCGAACTCGACACCCTTTCCGACGGCCTGGCCCGCCACCTCGCCGCCCGCGGCTTCGCGCCCGGCGACCGGCTCGCCGTCATGCTGCAGAACGTGCCGCAGTTCGTTGTGGCGCTGCTCGCGGCCTGGAAGGCGGGCGGCGCGGTCATCCCGGTCAACCCGATGTACAAGCAGCACGAACTCGCCCACATCCTCACCGACGCCCAGGCGACGGCTTTGGTCTGCTCCGAGCACGCCTGGCAGGGCCACGTACGGGCCACGGCCGCGTCCTCGCCGGTGCGTATCGCGCTCACCGCCAGCGAACTCGACCTCCAGACCCGCGACGACCCCCGCGTACTGACCGCGGGCCGGCTGCCCGCCGACGACGCCGAGGACCTGCTCGCCGCCGCCCGTGCCGCGGCCGGGCCGCGCCCCGACGTACCGCTGCCGGCCGCCGGCGACACCGCCCTGGTCAGCTACACCTCGGGCACCAGCGGACGCCCCAAGGGCGCGCTGAACACCCACGGCAACATCGCCTTCAACGCCCACCGCCAGATACGCATCCAGCAACTGCCCGCCGACGCAGTGGTCTTCGCGCTGGCCCCGCTCTTCCACATCACCGGCATGGTCTGCCAGCTCTCCGCGGGCCTGGCCGCCGGCCACACGGTGGCCCTGGCCTACCGCTTCGAACCCGGTGTGGTCCTCGACGCCTTCCGCGAGCACCGGCCCGCCTTCACCGTCGGCCCCGCCACCGCCTTCATGGCGCTGCTGGCCAGGCCCGACGCCACTGCCGAGGATTTCGCGTCCTTCACGCTGATCTCCTCGGGCGGCGCCCCGCTGCCGCCCGCCGTCGTGGAGGCCTTCCGCGCCCGCTCCGGCGGCCACTACCTCGCCAACGGCTACGGCCTCACCGAATGCACCGCTCCCTGCGCCAGCGTCCCGCCCGGCCACGAGGCGCCGGTCGACCCGGCCTCCGGCACCCTCGCGGTCGGCGTGCCGGGTCCCGGCACCATGGTGCGGATCATCGACGACACCGGCGCGGAGCTGCCCTTCGGCCAGTCCGGCGAGATCGCGGTCAGCGGACCGATGGTCGTCCCCGGTTACTGGAACCTGCCGGACGAGTCGCGCGCCGCCATTCCCGGCGGCGAACTGCTCACCGGCGACATCGGCTTCATGGACGCCGACGGCTGGCTCTACGTGGTCGACCGCAAGAAGGACATGATCAGCGCGTCCGGCTTCAAGGTCTGGCCGCGCGAGGTCGAGGACGTGCTCTACACCCACCCGGCCGTCCGCGAGGCCGCGGTCGTCGGCGTCCCCGACCCTTACCGCGGCGAGAGCGTCAAGGCGTACGTCAGCCTGCGCCCGGGCGCGGCGGCCGACCCCGCCGAACTCGTCGCCTATTGCGAGGAGCGGCTGGCCGCGTACAAATACCCGCGCCAGGTGGAGGTGCTGGCAGAACTGCCCAAGACCGCCACCGGCAAGATCCTCCGCCGCGAGCTCAAAGCGACGGCCGGATAG
- a CDS encoding TetR/AcrR family transcriptional regulator, which translates to MARSTTSDDDGGTGTAARTASGAAVPERLLAEATRLFAERGYDRTSVQEIVEAAGVTKGALYHYFGSKDDLLHEIYARVLRLQTERLDAIASRDTPVQERLAEAAADVVVTSIQNLDDTKIFFRSMHQLSPEKQKAVRAERRRYHERFRSLVEEGQRDGRFRPGLRADLVVDFFFGSVHHLGTWYHADGPLSAEQVAGEFSDLLLHSVRQP; encoded by the coding sequence ATGGCACGCAGCACGACGAGCGACGACGACGGCGGCACGGGGACGGCCGCGCGCACCGCCTCCGGTGCGGCGGTGCCCGAGCGGCTGCTCGCCGAGGCCACCCGGCTGTTCGCCGAACGCGGCTACGACCGCACCTCCGTCCAGGAGATCGTCGAGGCCGCGGGCGTGACCAAGGGCGCGCTCTACCACTACTTCGGCTCCAAGGACGATCTGCTGCACGAGATCTACGCCCGGGTGCTGCGGCTGCAGACCGAACGCCTGGACGCCATCGCGTCCCGGGACACCCCCGTGCAGGAACGGCTCGCGGAGGCCGCGGCGGACGTCGTGGTCACCAGCATCCAGAACCTGGACGACACCAAGATCTTCTTCCGCTCGATGCACCAGCTCAGCCCGGAGAAGCAGAAGGCCGTACGGGCCGAGCGCCGCCGCTACCACGAGCGGTTCCGGTCGCTGGTCGAGGAGGGCCAGCGGGACGGCCGCTTCCGGCCGGGTCTGCGGGCCGATCTGGTGGTTGACTTCTTCTTCGGCTCCGTGCACCACCTCGGCACCTGGTACCACGCGGACGGCCCGCTGTCCGCGGAGCAGGTCGCCGGCGAATTCTCCGACCTGCTGCTGCACTCGGTGCGGCAGCCCTGA
- a CDS encoding NADPH:quinone oxidoreductase family protein, with protein MKAWRVHENGEPREAMRLDEIPTPEPGPGEVLLRVRAAGVNFADALLCRGQYQVRPPLPFTPGVELCGEVAALGPGVTGLGTGARVISTAALPGGAFAEYAVVPAAGVLPAPDALDDAEAAVLHIGYQTGWFGLHRRAALQPGETLLVHAAAGGVGSAAVQLGKAAGATVVGVVGGADKAKVARDLGADVVVDRRTEDFVAVVKEVTGGRGADVVYDSVGGDAYAKSTKCIAFEGRIVVVGFAGGKVPAPGLNHALVKNYGILGLHWGLYAAREPDAVRRAHDELSRLADTGAVRPLVADRHPLADAASAVERVAAGLTTGRPAILP; from the coding sequence GTGAAGGCATGGCGCGTCCACGAGAACGGTGAGCCGCGCGAGGCGATGCGCCTCGACGAGATCCCCACCCCGGAGCCCGGCCCCGGTGAGGTGCTGCTGCGGGTACGGGCGGCGGGCGTCAACTTCGCCGACGCACTGCTGTGCCGCGGCCAGTACCAGGTCCGGCCGCCGCTGCCCTTCACGCCGGGCGTGGAGCTGTGCGGCGAGGTCGCCGCGCTCGGCCCCGGGGTGACCGGCCTCGGCACCGGTGCCCGCGTCATCAGCACCGCCGCGCTGCCCGGCGGGGCCTTCGCCGAATACGCCGTCGTGCCGGCCGCGGGCGTGCTGCCCGCGCCCGACGCCCTCGACGACGCGGAAGCGGCGGTGCTGCACATCGGCTACCAGACCGGGTGGTTCGGGTTGCACCGCAGGGCCGCGCTGCAACCCGGCGAGACGCTGCTCGTGCACGCCGCCGCCGGCGGGGTCGGCAGCGCGGCCGTCCAGCTCGGCAAGGCCGCGGGCGCCACAGTTGTCGGCGTCGTCGGCGGCGCCGACAAGGCGAAGGTCGCCCGCGACCTGGGGGCCGACGTCGTGGTCGACCGGCGCACGGAGGACTTCGTGGCCGTCGTCAAGGAGGTCACCGGCGGGCGCGGCGCCGACGTCGTCTACGACTCGGTCGGCGGTGACGCGTACGCCAAGTCCACGAAGTGCATCGCCTTCGAGGGGCGGATCGTCGTGGTCGGCTTCGCCGGCGGGAAGGTGCCGGCCCCCGGGCTCAACCACGCGCTGGTCAAGAACTACGGGATTCTCGGGCTGCACTGGGGCCTGTACGCCGCGCGCGAGCCGGACGCCGTGCGGCGGGCCCACGACGAGCTCAGCCGGCTCGCCGACACCGGGGCGGTGCGGCCACTGGTGGCCGACCGCCATCCTCTTGCCGACGCGGCTTCCGCGGTCGAGCGGGTCGCAGCCGGCCTCACGACGGGCCGCCCCGCGATCCTCCCCTGA
- a CDS encoding acyl-CoA dehydrogenase family protein: MDFAFDTRTEELRSRLAAFLDEHIHPAEAVFAEQHEQAGPDAHWSVPPVVADLKAEARRQGLWNLFLPGAHGAGLTNLQYAPLAELTGRSPFLAPTALNCAAPDTGNMEVLAEFGTAAQRKEWLEPLLAGEIRSAFAMTEPDVASSDATNIETRITRDGDSYVVNGRKWYISGAMNPDCAVFIVMGKTDPAADRHRQQSQILVPRDTPGVEVRRGMRLFGYDDADHGGHAEVVFRDVRVPAENLIGEEGGGFAIAQARLGPGRIHHCMRLIGMAERALELMCRRATARVAFGKPLAAQGVVQEWIAESRVEIEQLRLLVLKTAWLMDTVGNQGAHTEIQAIKIATPSGVLRIIDRAIQAHGAGGVSQDFPLARLWAGARSLRLADGPDEVHRRSLARRELARYV; this comes from the coding sequence ATGGACTTCGCCTTCGACACCCGTACGGAGGAGCTGCGGTCCCGACTGGCCGCCTTCCTCGACGAGCACATCCACCCGGCCGAGGCCGTCTTCGCCGAGCAGCACGAGCAGGCGGGGCCCGACGCCCACTGGTCCGTACCGCCGGTCGTCGCCGACCTCAAGGCCGAGGCCAGGCGGCAGGGCCTGTGGAATCTGTTCCTGCCCGGCGCACACGGTGCCGGCCTCACCAACCTCCAGTACGCCCCGCTGGCCGAACTCACCGGGCGCAGCCCCTTCCTGGCCCCCACCGCCCTCAACTGCGCCGCCCCCGACACCGGGAACATGGAGGTGCTGGCCGAGTTCGGCACCGCCGCCCAGCGCAAGGAGTGGCTGGAGCCGCTGCTGGCCGGCGAGATCCGCTCGGCCTTCGCCATGACCGAGCCCGACGTCGCCTCGTCGGACGCGACCAACATCGAGACCCGGATCACGCGCGACGGCGACTCCTACGTCGTCAACGGCCGCAAGTGGTACATCTCAGGGGCGATGAACCCCGACTGCGCGGTCTTCATCGTCATGGGCAAGACCGACCCGGCCGCCGACCGGCACCGCCAGCAGAGCCAGATCCTGGTGCCGCGGGACACCCCCGGCGTGGAAGTACGCCGCGGCATGCGGCTGTTCGGCTACGACGACGCGGACCACGGCGGGCACGCGGAAGTCGTCTTCCGCGACGTCCGGGTGCCCGCCGAGAACCTCATCGGCGAGGAGGGCGGCGGCTTCGCCATCGCCCAGGCCCGGCTCGGCCCCGGCCGCATCCACCACTGCATGCGGCTCATCGGCATGGCCGAGCGCGCCCTGGAACTCATGTGCCGCCGCGCCACCGCCCGCGTCGCCTTCGGCAAGCCGCTGGCCGCGCAGGGCGTGGTGCAGGAGTGGATCGCCGAGTCGCGGGTCGAGATCGAGCAGCTGCGGCTGCTGGTGCTCAAGACGGCGTGGCTGATGGACACGGTGGGCAATCAGGGGGCGCACACGGAGATCCAGGCGATCAAGATCGCGACGCCTTCCGGGGTGCTGCGGATCATCGACCGCGCGATCCAGGCGCACGGGGCCGGCGGTGTCTCCCAGGACTTTCCGCTGGCGCGGCTGTGGGCCGGAGCGAGGAGCCTGCGGCTCGCCGACGGGCCGGACGAGGTGCACCGCCGCTCACTCGCCCGCCGCGAGCTTGCACGGTACGTCTAG
- a CDS encoding phosphotransferase family protein: MSESDSPRGLDLDRLRRHLDQRRPGLAAGELQAVLIQGGRSNLTYRVTDGGSTWVVRRPPLGHVLATAHDMGREHRVISALAPTPVPVPGTVLLCEDPEVIGAPFYVMDFVEGTPYRVEDQLTALGPARTRAVALTLVDTLVDLHAVDPAEVGLAGFGRPEGFLDRQLRRWGKQLDASRSRDLAGIDELHAALGRALPHSPAPAVVHGDYRLDNVLFDDADRLTAVLDWEMSTLGDPLTDIGLLAMYGEQHDIPDFPVPTAGGAAGHPGADEIIERYARNSGRDLSDVDWYTAFAYFKLAVILEGIHYRWTLGQTLGAGFDRIGTVVPLFIDRGLRKLQDHARGSARGGAASHQED; the protein is encoded by the coding sequence ATGAGTGAATCCGACAGCCCCCGGGGCCTGGACCTCGACCGGCTGCGCCGCCACCTGGACCAGCGGCGTCCCGGTCTCGCGGCCGGCGAGCTGCAGGCCGTGCTGATCCAGGGCGGGCGCTCCAACCTCACCTACCGGGTCACCGACGGCGGCTCCACCTGGGTGGTGCGCCGCCCGCCGCTCGGCCATGTGCTGGCCACCGCGCACGACATGGGCCGCGAGCACCGGGTGATCAGCGCGCTCGCCCCGACCCCGGTCCCGGTGCCGGGCACGGTGCTGCTCTGCGAGGACCCCGAGGTCATCGGCGCCCCTTTCTACGTGATGGACTTCGTCGAAGGCACGCCCTACCGCGTCGAGGACCAGCTCACCGCGCTCGGTCCCGCGCGGACCAGGGCGGTCGCACTGACCCTGGTCGACACCCTGGTGGACCTGCACGCGGTGGACCCCGCCGAGGTCGGGCTCGCCGGCTTCGGGCGGCCCGAGGGCTTCCTCGACCGGCAGCTGCGGCGCTGGGGCAAGCAGCTGGACGCCTCACGCAGCCGCGACCTGGCCGGCATCGACGAGCTGCACGCGGCGCTCGGCCGGGCGCTGCCGCACTCCCCCGCGCCCGCCGTCGTGCACGGCGACTACCGGCTCGACAATGTGCTCTTCGACGACGCCGACCGGCTCACCGCCGTCCTGGACTGGGAGATGTCCACCCTCGGCGACCCGCTGACCGATATCGGGCTGCTGGCGATGTACGGCGAGCAGCACGACATCCCCGACTTCCCCGTCCCCACCGCGGGCGGCGCCGCCGGCCACCCCGGCGCGGACGAGATCATCGAACGGTACGCGCGCAATTCCGGCCGCGATCTGTCCGACGTGGACTGGTACACCGCGTTCGCGTACTTCAAACTCGCCGTGATCCTCGAAGGCATCCACTACCGCTGGACCCTCGGCCAGACGCTCGGCGCCGGATTCGACCGGATCGGCACGGTCGTCCCGCTCTTCATCGACCGCGGACTTCGCAAACTCCAGGACCACGCCCGGGGCAGTGCCCGGGGCGGGGCAGCATCGCACCAGGAGGACTGA
- a CDS encoding glucarate dehydratase family protein — MQTAGPAGPSDAFTVAEVRLTPILIADPPLLNTQGVHQPYTPRLIVEIITADGTSGVGETYGDTRYLDLAAPLAEALPGHRITDLNGLFTLAERVCGDPAEVSESVAAGGLRGVQTADKLRLSVISGFEVACLDALGKKLGLPVHALLGGKVRDAVDYSAYLFYRLAEHPQGQGEPDDWGAALDPAGVVAQARRFADDHGFGSFKLKGGVFPPEQEIAAVRALAEAFPGKPLRLDPNGAWSVQTSLHVARELGEVLEYLEDPASGTDRMAQVSDGTAVPLATNMCVTTFQEIKEAFARDAVQVVLSDHHYWGGLRHTQQLAAVCRTFGVGLSMHSNTHLGISLAAMTHVAATVPNLDFACDSHYPWQTEDVITERHVFTGGALTVSDLPGLGVELDRDALKALHQRWLDDDGTMRDRDDAAAMRKADPDWQTPAVPRW, encoded by the coding sequence ATGCAGACAGCGGGCCCGGCGGGTCCATCCGACGCGTTCACAGTCGCCGAGGTGCGGCTGACCCCCATCCTCATCGCCGACCCGCCGCTGCTCAACACCCAGGGCGTCCACCAGCCCTACACCCCCCGGCTCATTGTCGAGATCATCACGGCCGACGGTACGTCCGGGGTGGGTGAGACGTACGGGGACACCCGCTATCTGGACCTCGCGGCCCCGCTCGCCGAGGCGCTGCCCGGGCACCGGATCACCGATCTGAACGGACTGTTCACGCTGGCCGAGCGGGTGTGCGGCGACCCCGCCGAGGTGTCGGAATCCGTCGCCGCGGGCGGGCTGCGCGGTGTGCAGACCGCGGACAAGCTGCGGCTGTCGGTGATCTCCGGCTTCGAGGTCGCCTGCCTCGACGCGCTCGGCAAGAAGCTGGGCCTGCCGGTGCACGCGCTGCTGGGCGGCAAGGTCCGCGACGCCGTCGACTACAGCGCCTACCTCTTCTACCGCCTCGCCGAGCACCCCCAGGGCCAGGGCGAGCCCGACGACTGGGGCGCGGCGCTCGACCCGGCCGGCGTGGTCGCCCAGGCCCGCCGCTTCGCCGACGACCACGGCTTCGGCTCCTTCAAGCTCAAGGGCGGCGTCTTCCCGCCCGAGCAGGAGATCGCCGCCGTCCGCGCCCTGGCCGAGGCCTTCCCCGGCAAGCCGCTGCGGCTCGACCCGAACGGCGCCTGGTCGGTGCAGACCTCGCTGCACGTGGCCCGCGAACTGGGCGAGGTCCTGGAGTACCTGGAGGACCCGGCGAGCGGCACCGACCGGATGGCCCAGGTCTCGGACGGCACCGCGGTCCCGCTGGCCACCAACATGTGCGTCACGACCTTCCAGGAGATCAAGGAGGCCTTCGCCCGCGACGCCGTCCAGGTGGTGCTGTCCGACCACCACTACTGGGGCGGCCTGCGCCATACGCAGCAGCTCGCCGCGGTCTGCCGGACCTTCGGCGTCGGCCTGTCGATGCACTCCAACACCCACCTGGGCATCAGCCTGGCCGCGATGACGCATGTCGCGGCCACCGTGCCCAACCTGGACTTCGCCTGCGACTCGCACTACCCGTGGCAGACCGAGGACGTCATCACCGAGCGCCATGTCTTCACCGGCGGCGCCCTGACCGTCTCCGACCTGCCCGGCCTCGGGGTAGAGCTGGACCGGGACGCCCTGAAGGCGCTGCACCAGCGCTGGCTGGACGACGACGGCACCATGCGGGACCGCGACGACGCCGCCGCGATGCGCAAGGCCGACCCCGACTGGCAAACGCCGGCCGTGCCGCGCTGGTGA
- a CDS encoding GntT/GntP/DsdX family permease yields the protein MSALSVELLAAATPPPIADAGNTRLALAALAGIAVIVLLITRWKVHAFLALTIGSGVLGSVAGAPLAKTVTSYSTGLGSTVASVGTLIALGAILGKLLADSGGADQIVDTILARTSEKRLPWAMALIAGLVGLPLFFEIGIVILIPVVLLVARRSGQSLIRLGIPALAGLSVMHGLVPPHPGPLAAIGAIHADMGITLALGVLVALPTLAIAGPLFGRVAAGWVDVSPPERMTPARASDDLERRPSFAATACTMLLPVVLMLAKALADVIIDDQGSLAYRIFDVIGTPLIALLAAVIVAMFTLGRAAGFSKDRISSTVDSSLGPIAGILLIVGAGGGFKQTLIDCGVGQMILDWSKDWHISALLLAWLIAVLIRVATGSATVAIISAAGLVAPLADGMSSTHTALLVLSVGAGSLFFSHVNDAGFWLVKEYFGMDVPQTLKTWSVMETVISVVALGFVMLLSLVL from the coding sequence GTGTCCGCACTCAGCGTCGAGCTGCTGGCCGCCGCCACGCCCCCGCCGATAGCCGACGCCGGCAACACCCGGCTCGCCCTGGCCGCGCTCGCCGGCATCGCCGTCATCGTCCTGCTCATCACCCGCTGGAAGGTGCACGCCTTCCTCGCCCTGACCATCGGCTCCGGCGTGCTCGGCTCGGTCGCGGGCGCCCCGCTGGCCAAGACCGTCACCAGCTACTCCACCGGGCTGGGCTCGACGGTGGCCAGTGTCGGCACGCTGATCGCGCTGGGCGCGATACTCGGCAAGCTGCTCGCCGACTCCGGCGGCGCCGACCAGATCGTCGACACGATCCTGGCCAGGACCAGCGAGAAGCGGCTGCCGTGGGCCATGGCGCTGATCGCGGGCCTGGTGGGGCTGCCGCTGTTCTTCGAGATCGGCATCGTCATCCTGATCCCGGTGGTGCTGCTGGTCGCCCGGCGCAGCGGGCAGTCGCTGATCCGGCTGGGCATCCCCGCGCTGGCCGGCCTGTCGGTGATGCACGGACTGGTGCCGCCGCACCCCGGGCCGCTGGCGGCGATCGGCGCGATCCACGCCGACATGGGCATCACCCTCGCACTCGGCGTGCTGGTGGCGCTGCCCACGCTGGCCATCGCGGGGCCGCTCTTCGGGCGGGTCGCGGCCGGCTGGGTGGACGTGTCGCCGCCGGAGCGGATGACGCCGGCCCGCGCCTCCGACGACCTGGAGCGGCGGCCGAGCTTCGCGGCCACCGCCTGCACGATGCTGCTGCCGGTGGTGCTGATGCTGGCCAAGGCGCTCGCCGATGTGATCATCGACGACCAGGGCAGCCTGGCCTACCGGATCTTCGACGTCATCGGCACCCCGCTGATCGCCCTGCTGGCGGCGGTGATCGTGGCGATGTTCACCCTCGGCAGGGCCGCGGGCTTCAGCAAGGACCGCATCTCCTCGACCGTGGACTCCTCGCTCGGGCCGATCGCCGGCATCCTGCTGATCGTCGGCGCGGGCGGCGGCTTCAAGCAGACGCTGATCGACTGCGGGGTCGGGCAGATGATCCTCGACTGGTCCAAGGACTGGCACATCTCCGCACTGCTGCTCGCCTGGCTGATCGCGGTGCTGATCAGGGTCGCGACGGGTTCCGCGACGGTGGCGATCATCTCGGCGGCGGGCCTGGTCGCGCCGCTCGCCGACGGTATGTCGTCCACCCACACCGCTCTGCTGGTGCTGTCGGTCGGCGCCGGTTCGCTGTTCTTCTCGCACGTCAACGACGCCGGCTTCTGGCTGGTGAAGGAGTATTTCGGGATGGACGTCCCGCAGACCCTCAAGACGTGGTCGGTGATGGAGACGGTGATCTCGGTGGTGGCGCTGGGCTTCGTCATGCTGCTGTCGCTGGTGCTGTGA
- a CDS encoding gluconokinase, which produces MTAGPAPRPVIVVMGVSGSGKSTVGGLLAERLGVPYAEADDFHPAANIAKMSAGHPLDDADRAPWLDAIAGWIAGRGDRGGVVSCSALRRRYRDRLRADAPAVFFVHLDGPAELIAARLAARMQHFMPSGLLESQLDALEPLAPDEAGAVVPIDGGTQQITERALAALPR; this is translated from the coding sequence ATGACGGCTGGACCCGCACCGCGACCGGTGATCGTGGTCATGGGAGTGTCGGGCTCCGGCAAGTCGACGGTCGGCGGGCTGCTGGCCGAACGGCTCGGGGTGCCCTACGCCGAGGCCGACGACTTCCACCCGGCGGCCAACATCGCCAAGATGTCGGCCGGCCATCCGCTGGACGACGCCGACCGCGCGCCCTGGCTGGACGCCATCGCCGGCTGGATCGCCGGGCGCGGCGACCGGGGCGGGGTGGTCAGCTGCTCCGCGCTGCGCCGCCGATACCGCGACCGGCTGCGGGCCGACGCGCCCGCGGTCTTCTTCGTCCACCTCGACGGCCCCGCCGAGCTGATCGCCGCCCGACTGGCCGCCAGGATGCAGCACTTCATGCCGTCGGGGCTGCTCGAATCGCAGCTCGACGCGCTCGAACCGCTGGCGCCCGACGAAGCCGGCGCCGTCGTCCCGATCGACGGCGGCACGCAGCAGATCACCGAGCGCGCGCTCGCCGCACTCCCCCGCTGA
- a CDS encoding FadR/GntR family transcriptional regulator, which yields MPQQGSTRDGQNEGGGLHSRVLAELGPAIASGAHPPGTVLRIDELENRYGVSRTVVREAVRVLEAMHLVETRRRVGITVRRTEEWNVFDPAVIRWRLAGADRSRQLRSLTMLRTAVEPVAAGLAAGAATPGQCRELTVLAAEMAAAGRAADLGAYLVHDVAFHRVMLEASGNEMFARLGDVVAEVLTGRTEHHVMFTAPDPAAVTLHVRVAEAVRARDARAAEDLMREICVGALRELDILAP from the coding sequence ATGCCACAGCAGGGATCCACGCGGGACGGGCAGAACGAGGGCGGCGGCCTGCACTCCCGGGTCCTGGCCGAACTCGGCCCGGCCATCGCCTCCGGCGCGCACCCGCCGGGCACGGTGCTGCGCATCGACGAACTGGAGAACCGCTACGGCGTCTCCCGCACGGTGGTCCGCGAGGCGGTCCGGGTGCTGGAGGCGATGCACCTGGTGGAGACCCGGCGCCGGGTCGGCATCACCGTGCGCCGCACCGAGGAGTGGAACGTCTTCGACCCGGCCGTCATCCGCTGGCGGCTCGCCGGCGCCGACCGCTCCCGGCAGCTGCGGTCGCTGACCATGCTGCGGACCGCGGTGGAACCGGTCGCCGCGGGGCTCGCCGCGGGCGCCGCGACACCCGGGCAGTGCCGCGAACTGACCGTTCTGGCCGCGGAGATGGCCGCCGCCGGCCGGGCCGCCGACCTCGGTGCGTATCTCGTCCACGACGTCGCCTTTCACCGGGTGATGCTGGAGGCGTCGGGCAACGAGATGTTCGCCCGGCTCGGTGACGTGGTCGCCGAGGTGCTGACCGGGCGTACCGAGCACCATGTGATGTTCACTGCCCCCGATCCGGCCGCGGTCACCTTGCACGTCAGGGTCGCCGAGGCGGTACGCGCCAGGGACGCGCGCGCCGCCGAGGACCTGATGCGGGAGATCTGCGTGGGCGCGCTGCGCGAGCTGGACATCCTGGCGCCCTGA
- a CDS encoding DUF202 domain-containing protein: MTARRLPVETDRDPGLQPERTRLAWRRTTLSCAVTAVLAGRQVLAGGDASAALALGLAALVFLVFLRLAHRRITQLGAPQPALMRAGSAFAVAACTVALAVFGAAVMR; the protein is encoded by the coding sequence GTGACGGCCCGGCGGCTGCCGGTCGAGACCGACCGGGACCCGGGGCTGCAACCGGAGCGCACCCGGCTGGCCTGGCGGCGTACGACGCTGTCGTGCGCGGTGACCGCGGTGCTCGCCGGGCGGCAGGTGCTGGCCGGAGGGGACGCGTCGGCGGCGCTCGCCCTGGGTCTGGCCGCGCTGGTCTTCCTGGTCTTCCTGCGGCTGGCGCACCGCCGGATAACGCAACTGGGCGCACCGCAGCCGGCGCTGATGCGGGCCGGGTCCGCCTTCGCGGTGGCGGCGTGCACGGTCGCGCTCGCGGTCTTCGGGGCCGCGGTGATGCGGTGA
- a CDS encoding YidH family protein, translating into MSVFDQLGAGRDAVRLWFAPTRVQDEGETPDYRFSLANERTFLAWIRTALALIGGGFAVDQFLTDRLTHWSRVALALALLAGGVACTLRAVNHWVRCERAMRRGVNLPVSRFPALLAMLVAVIALAMVAVVLFGWAG; encoded by the coding sequence GTGAGCGTATTCGACCAGCTGGGCGCCGGCCGGGACGCGGTCAGGCTGTGGTTCGCGCCGACCCGGGTCCAGGACGAGGGCGAGACTCCGGACTACCGGTTCTCGCTCGCCAACGAGCGGACCTTCCTGGCCTGGATCCGTACCGCGCTCGCCCTGATCGGCGGCGGTTTCGCCGTGGACCAGTTCCTCACCGACCGTCTGACGCACTGGTCGCGGGTGGCGCTGGCGCTGGCGCTGCTGGCCGGGGGCGTGGCCTGCACATTGCGGGCGGTCAACCACTGGGTGCGGTGCGAGCGGGCGATGCGGCGAGGTGTGAATCTGCCGGTGTCACGTTTTCCCGCGCTGCTCGCGATGCTGGTGGCGGTGATCGCGCTGGCGATGGTCGCGGTGGTCCTCTTCGGCTGGGCCGGGTGA